Proteins encoded within one genomic window of Mya arenaria isolate MELC-2E11 chromosome 13, ASM2691426v1:
- the LOC128214405 gene encoding uncharacterized protein LOC128214405 — protein MLDDDEASGSGAEMGSSPSQSIISGGSELFKSVLDDFVFDEARVSKIEFNRYKNKLKQDKHDEEHVKSRRCDSCQCVLAFCKCALYHGNERKFGHRVHWADEVWEKPLYTAFTDYLNHDSETDSEHEHDDGRKRRTSKGNNENKTANNDKIVQCKTDFHSMPKPILKHKPTCIVIVSD, from the coding sequence ATGTTGGACGACGATGAGGCCAGCGGTAGTGGGGCTGAGATGGGAAGTTCCCCCTCTCAGTCCATCATCAGTGGCGGGTCGGAACTGTTCAAGTCTGTTTTGGATGATTTCGTCTTTGATGAGGCCCGTGTAAGTAAAATAGAATTCAACCgctacaaaaacaaacttaaacaaGATAAGCATGACGAAGAGCACGTGAAATCTCGTCGTTGTGACAGTTGTCAGTGCGTGTTGGCGTTCTGCAAGTGCGCCCTCTATCACGGTAATGAGCGGAAGTTCGGGCACAGGGTCCATTGGGCGGATGAAGTATGGGAGAAGCCGCTGTATACAGCATTTACAGATTACCTGAACCATGACAGCGAAACTGATAGTGAACATGAACATGATGACGGACGTAAAAGACGCACCAGTAAAGGAAACAATGAGAATAAAACAGCCAACAATGACAAAATTGTGCAGTGCAAAACTGATTTTCACAGCATGCCCAAACCAATTCTGAAGcataaacctacatgtatagTTATAGTTTCTGACTGA